In a single window of the Megalobrama amblycephala isolate DHTTF-2021 linkage group LG3, ASM1881202v1, whole genome shotgun sequence genome:
- the LOC125265260 gene encoding histone H2A-like, whose amino-acid sequence MSGRGKTGGKARAKAKSRSSRAGLQFPVGRVHRLLRKGNYAQRVGAGAPVYLAAVLEYLTAEILELAGNAARDNKKTRIIPRHLQLAVRNDEELNKLLGGVTIAQGGVLPNIQAVLLPKKTEKPAKTK is encoded by the coding sequence ATGAGTGGACGAGGGAAAACCGGTGGAAAGGCTCGCGCCAAGGCCAAGAGTCGCTCTTCCAGGGCGGGACTGCAGTTCCCCGTCGGCCGTGTTCACAGGCTTCTCCGCAAAGGCAACTATGCTCAGCGTGTTGGTGCCGGTGCTCCGGTTTATTTGGCCGCTGTACTCGAGTATCTCACTGCTGAGATCCTGGAGTTGGCTGGAAACGCCGCTCGCGACAATAAGAAGACCCGTATCATTCCTCGTCACCTGCAGCTGGCGGTGCGTAATGACGAGGAGTTGAATAAGCTTCTGGGTGGTGTGACCATCGCTCAGGGTGGTGTGCTGCCCAACATTCAGGCCGTGCTGCTGCCCAAGAAGACCGAGAAGCCAGCGAAGAC
- the LOC125265258 gene encoding histone H1-like, translating into MAEETAPAAAATKAAKKKSAVKRKRTGPSVGELIVKTVSASKERSGVSLAALKKALAAGGYDVEKNNSRVKIAVKSLVSKGTLVQTKGTGASGSFKLNKKQAETKTKPAKKAAPKAKKPASKKPAAAKKPKTAAAKKPKTAAAKNAAAKKSPKKAKKPAAKKATKSPKKAKKPATPKKAATPKKAAKSPKKVKAAKPKTAKPKAAKPKKTAAKKK; encoded by the coding sequence ATGGCAGAAGAAACCGCTCCAGCAGCTGCCGCGACCAAAGCGGCCAAGAAGAAATCAGCAGTTAAACGCAAGAGAACAGGCCCAAGCGTCGGTGAGCTGATTGTCAAGACTGTGTCCGCATCTAAGGAGAGGAGCGGTGTGTCCCTCGCTGCCCTGAAGAAAGCGCTCGCTGCCGGTGGCTACGATGTGGAGAAGAACAACTCCCGCGTCAAGATTGCCGTTAAGAGTCTGGTATCTAAAGGTACCCTGGTCCAGACCAAAGGGACCGGCGCCTCTGGCTCCTTCAAGCTCAACAAGAAGCAGGCCGAGACCAAGACAAAACCTGCTAAGAAAGCTGCTCCTAAAGCCAAGAAACCCGCATCCAAGAAACCTGCTGCCGCTAAGAAGCCCAAAACTGCAGCTGCAAAGAAACCCAAAACTGCAGCAGCAAAGAATGCCGCCGCTAAAAAATCACCGAAGAAGGCGAAGAAACCAGCCGCTAAAAAGGCAACAAAGAGCCCCAAGAAAGCAAAGAAACCAGCGACTCCTAAGAAAGCAGCAACTCCTAAAAAAGCAGCCAAGAGCCCTAAAAAGGTAAAGGCAGCCAAACCCAAAACGGCGAAACCTAAAGCAGCCAAGCCTAAAAAGACAGCAgcaaaaaagaaataa
- the LOC125265262 gene encoding histone H2A-like: MSGRGKTGGKARAKAKSRSSRAGLQFPVGRVHRLLRKGNYAQRVGAGAPVYLAAVLEYLTAEILELAGNAARDNKKTRIIPRHLQLAVRNDEELNKLLGGVTIAQGGVLPNIQAVLLPKKTEKPAKTK; the protein is encoded by the coding sequence ATGAGTGGACGAGGGAAAACCGGTGGAAAGGCTCGCGCCAAGGCCAAGAGTCGCTCTTCCAGGGCGGGACTGCAGTTCCCCGTCGGCCGTGTTCACAGGCTTCTCCGCAAAGGCAACTATGCTCAGCGTGTTGGTGCCGGTGCTCCGGTTTATTTGGCCGCTGTACTCGAGTATCTCACTGCTGAGATCCTGGAGTTGGCTGGAAACGCCGCTCGCGACAATAAGAAGACCCGTATTATTCCTCGTCACCTGCAGCTGGCGGTACGCAATGACGAGGAGTTGAATAAGCTTCTGGGTGGTGTGACCATCGCTCAGGGTGGTGTGCTGCCCAACATTCAGGCCGTGCTGCTGCCCAAGAAGACCGAGAAGCCAGCGAAGACCAAATAA
- the LOC125264160 gene encoding histone H1-like — MAEETAPAAAATKAAKKKSAVKRKRTGPSVGELIVKTVSASKERSGVSLAALKKALAAGGYDVEKNNSRVKIAVKSLVSKGTLVQTKGTGASGSFKLNKKQAETKTKPAKKAAPKAKKPASKKPAAAKKPKTAAAKKPKTAAAKKAAAKKSPKKAKKPAAKKATKSPKKAKKPATPKKAATPKKAAKSPKKVKAAKPKTAKPKAAKPKKTAAKKK; from the coding sequence ATGGCAGAAGAAACCGCTCCAGCAGCTGCCGCGACCAAAGCGGCCAAGAAGAAATCAGCAGTTAAACGCAAGAGAACAGGCCCAAGCGTCGGTGAGCTGATTGTCAAGACTGTGTCCGCATCTAAGGAGAGGAGCGGTGTGTCCCTCGCTGCCCTGAAGAAAGCGCTCGCTGCCGGTGGCTACGATGTGGAGAAGAACAACTCCCGCGTCAAGATTGCCGTTAAGAGTCTGGTATCTAAAGGTACCCTGGTCCAGACCAAAGGGACCGGCGCCTCTGGCTCCTTCAAGCTCAACAAGAAGCAGGCCGAGACCAAGACAAAACCTGCTAAGAAAGCTGCTCCTAAAGCCAAGAAACCCGCATCCAAGAAACCTGCTGCCGCTAAGAAGCCCAAAACTGCAGCTGCAAAGAAACCCAAAACTGCAGCAGCAAAGAAGGCCGCCGCTAAAAAATCACCGAAGAAGGCGAAGAAACCAGCCGCTAAAAAGGCAACAAAGAGCCCCAAGAAAGCAAAGAAACCAGCGACTCCTAAGAAAGCAGCAACTCCTAAAAAAGCAGCCAAGAGCCCTAAAAAGGTAAAGGCAGCCAAACCCAAAACGGCGAAACCTAAAGCAGCCAAGCCTAAAAAGACAGCAgcaaaaaagaaataa